The Channa argus isolate prfri chromosome 14, Channa argus male v1.0, whole genome shotgun sequence genome includes a window with the following:
- the LOC137098106 gene encoding protein DVR-1 encodes MLRSHTHQLVSCSLLLLICVSSSGESRPHMARNNTPDVNITNSQKTLLLEAKKNAILSSLSEDREPRPTQKASDEELRKIRELYREKLSEMRGTSTPPIGETGQSTLTTVLFPATVEPLKGRQRGEHLQSDQWTQWYKAVFPKISIIHTELSLAQAALKISRQILNKPVFIQPEVRREVKVKVNGMKPVNTAAWTHIEALIGGNFSSTEDVMDISTEVEKWMRADGQTLIVDVGMVAAGRDVLMENPTISIEIGLVQPKPLQRIRRSNKEDECDERGWCCRKSVTVSFKDIGWTDWVVAPAEYTMHYCDGTCPHNYKPASMHTQVKSRLHQITKGETPRPCCVPAAYEPMVLMHYNSKGRLKLTAFNDLIVSKCHCA; translated from the exons ATGCtccgctcacacacacatcaacttGTTTCCTGTAGTCTGCTGCTCCTCATCTGCGTTTCCAGTTCAGGGGAGAGCCGGCCTCACATGGCCCGCAACAACACACCTGATGTTAACATAACGAACAGCCAGAAGACCCTGCTTCTGGAGGCCAAGAAAAACGCTATCCTCAGCTCATTAAGCGAGGACAGGGAGCCCAGGCCGACCCAAAAGGCCTCAGACGAAGAACTGAGAAAGATTCGTGAGCTCTACAGAGAAAAACTGAGTGAAATGAGAGGAACCTCAACCCCTCCGATAGGAGAAACCGGGCAGTCTACCTTGACTACAGTTCTCTTTCCAGCTACAG tggAGCCACTAAAAGGGCGTCAACGGGGAGAACACCTACAGTCAGATCAATGGACGCAGTGGTACAAAGCTGTTTTCCCAAAGATCTCAATAATCCATACTGAGCTGTCACTAGCTCAGGCAGCACTCAAAATTTCCAGGCAGATCTTAAACAAACCCGTGTTTATTCAGCCTGAGGTAAGACGAGAggtaaaagtcaaagtcaatgGGATGAAGCCAGTAAACACTGCTGCATGGACACACATTGAAGCGCTAATTGGTGGCAATTTCTCAAGCACTGAAGATGTGATGGACATCAGCACTGAGGTGGAAAAGTGGATGAGAGCTGATGGTCAGACTCTGATTGTGGATGTAGGGATGGTTGCAGCTGGTAGAGATGTCCTCATGGAAAATCCAACCATTTCTATTGAAATAGGCCTCGTGCAGCCCAAACCTCTGCAGAGGATTCGGCGCTCCAATAAGGAAGATGAATGCGATGAACGTGGGTGGTGCTGCCGGAAGTCTGTCACTGTGTCCTTCAAAGACATTGGATGGACGGACTGGGTGGTGGCCCCAGCTGAATACACCATGCATTACTGTGACGGCACCTGTCCCCACAACTACAAGCCGGCTAGCATGCACACCCAGGTGAAGTCTCGGCTGCACCAAATCACTAAGGGAGAGACACCTCGTCCCTGCTGTGTGCCAGCAGCCTACGAACCCATGGTTCTCATGCACTATAACAGTAAAGGAAGGTTAAAGCTGACAGCTTTCAACGACTTGATTGTCAGTAAATGTCACTGTGCCTGA